From the Acetobacter aceti genome, one window contains:
- a CDS encoding DUF3465 domain-containing protein, with product MIALSRPSGSLIAGLFLALTLGGTSSFARSVSSTCDNSSFVQAQQAFENGGQKQDVPVHICGQVVAVSEKAKHTRSGWHGYFYVNVGQGISIRVVSNLDEINAPEWPWVRDGDMADIVGRYYYDSPRRQGIDWTHKGTGGSWDIPGYVIINGKRFD from the coding sequence ATGATCGCATTATCCAGACCGTCAGGTTCACTTATCGCTGGACTCTTTTTGGCATTGACACTTGGCGGCACATCATCTTTCGCACGAAGTGTCTCATCCACCTGCGATAACAGCAGCTTCGTTCAGGCTCAGCAGGCTTTCGAGAACGGCGGACAGAAACAGGATGTTCCTGTTCATATCTGTGGACAGGTTGTAGCTGTTTCAGAAAAAGCCAAACATACACGCAGTGGCTGGCATGGCTATTTTTACGTGAATGTCGGACAGGGAATTTCAATCCGCGTTGTCAGCAACCTCGACGAGATCAACGCACCGGAATGGCCGTGGGTGCGGGATGGCGACATGGCGGACATTGTAGGACGCTATTATTATGACTCTCCCCGCCGTCAGGGGATCGACTGGACACATAAAGGCACTGGTGGTTCCTGGGATATTCCGGGTTATGTCATCATCAATGGCAAACGGTTCGACTGA